A window from Synechococcus sp. RSCCF101 encodes these proteins:
- the cysC gene encoding adenylyl-sulfate kinase: MTATPAGDTTVKATNVVWHQHAVNREDRARQRGHRSAILWFTGLSGSGKSTLANAVNAELFQHGLAAYVLDGDNIRHGLCKDLGFSDADREENIRRIGEVARLFLDAGVIVLTAFVSPFRSDRDRARSLVADGDFVEIHCAASLSVCEERDPKGLYAKARAGAIKDFTGISSPYEEPESPELRLNTGEQDLASCVASVLDHLRAKGILPAAD, encoded by the coding sequence ATGACCGCCACACCGGCTGGTGACACCACCGTGAAGGCCACCAACGTCGTCTGGCATCAGCACGCGGTGAACCGCGAGGACCGGGCCCGCCAGCGTGGGCACCGCAGCGCCATCCTCTGGTTCACGGGCCTGTCGGGCTCGGGCAAGAGCACCCTGGCCAATGCCGTGAACGCTGAGCTGTTCCAGCACGGGCTGGCGGCCTACGTGCTCGATGGCGACAACATCCGCCACGGGCTCTGCAAGGACCTGGGCTTCTCCGATGCCGACCGGGAGGAGAACATCCGTCGCATCGGCGAGGTCGCCCGGCTGTTTCTGGATGCCGGCGTGATCGTGCTGACGGCCTTCGTCTCCCCCTTCCGCAGCGACCGCGACCGGGCCCGCTCCCTGGTCGCCGACGGTGATTTCGTCGAGATCCACTGCGCCGCCTCCCTCAGCGTGTGTGAGGAGCGGGATCCCAAGGGTCTCTATGCCAAGGCAAGAGCCGGAGCGATCAAGGATTTCACCGGTATCTCCAGCCCCTACGAGGAGCCGGAGTCACCGGAACTGCGGCTCAACACCGGTGAACAGGATCTGGCGAGCTGCGTGGCCAGCGTGCTGGACCACCTCAGGGCGAAGGGGATCCTGCCTGCGGCGGACTGA
- a CDS encoding translation initiation factor, whose product MPKGGWREWNDPALERGVTRSGAPAAGGGGSTTPKAQQTVRVQPTRAGKGGKTVTVIRGLELTDSERRALLKRLKGRIGSGGTLREDALELQGDRVDQAIALLEEEGFRPKRAGG is encoded by the coding sequence ATGCCGAAGGGAGGCTGGCGGGAATGGAACGACCCGGCACTGGAGCGCGGCGTCACCCGGTCCGGTGCCCCAGCGGCTGGTGGAGGGGGCTCCACCACACCGAAAGCGCAGCAGACGGTGCGGGTGCAGCCCACCCGCGCGGGCAAGGGAGGCAAGACGGTGACGGTCATCCGCGGGCTGGAGCTGACCGACAGCGAGCGCAGGGCACTGCTGAAACGGCTCAAGGGGCGCATCGGCAGCGGCGGCACCCTGCGGGAGGACGCCCTGGAACTGCAGGGGGATCGGGTGGACCAGGCAATCGCGCTGCTGGAGGAGGAGGGCTTCCGCCCGAAACGCGCCGGCGGCTGA
- a CDS encoding N-acetylglucosamine-6-phosphate deacetylase, translating into MTASLGKDGAILSRRRPVRWLSNVRLPGTDRSAEAIDRRWRVGVDDDDRIVAVQRISRGSRAAGEDWQGDWLSPMGVDLQINGGLGLAFPELKECDRDRLDALLQRLWEDGVEAIAPTIVTCPPEDLRRALAVLREARQRHRPGRCRLLGAHLEGPFLAPVRRGAHPGDQIVPPSADALRARLEGFLCGPDADIAMVTLAPERPGGEALVRDLAGRGALVCLGHSEADEGQARAAFAAGVAMLTHTFNAMPGLGHRAPGPVAAALLHGGIALGLIADGVHVSPSLAVLLQRLAPAQLTLVSDALAPYGLGDGTHRWDSRPLIVQDGTCRLEDGTLAGVTLPLLEGVRRLAAWSGERSAAIAAATVTPWRALRRRPLQAIDLLLHRPLSACLRWSEHGGELSWRRNGEEQLP; encoded by the coding sequence ATGACGGCTTCGCTCGGCAAGGATGGGGCCATCCTCTCCCGGAGGCGCCCCGTGCGCTGGCTGAGCAACGTGCGCCTGCCCGGCACCGACCGGTCGGCGGAGGCGATCGATCGCCGCTGGCGCGTCGGCGTTGACGACGACGACAGAATCGTTGCCGTGCAGCGGATCTCCCGCGGCAGCCGCGCCGCCGGCGAGGACTGGCAGGGCGACTGGCTCAGCCCGATGGGCGTCGATCTCCAGATCAACGGCGGTCTGGGTCTCGCCTTCCCGGAACTGAAGGAGTGCGATCGGGATCGCCTCGATGCCCTGCTGCAGCGACTCTGGGAGGACGGTGTGGAAGCGATCGCCCCCACGATCGTGACCTGCCCGCCGGAGGATCTGCGCCGGGCCCTGGCGGTGTTGCGCGAGGCGCGCCAACGGCATCGCCCGGGCCGCTGCCGCCTGCTGGGAGCCCACCTGGAGGGGCCGTTCCTGGCCCCCGTGCGCCGCGGCGCCCATCCCGGCGATCAGATCGTGCCGCCCTCGGCGGATGCCCTGCGCGCCCGCCTGGAGGGGTTCCTCTGCGGCCCCGATGCGGACATCGCCATGGTCACCCTGGCCCCCGAGCGGCCCGGCGGCGAGGCGCTGGTGCGCGACCTGGCGGGTCGGGGCGCCCTGGTCTGCCTGGGCCACAGCGAAGCCGACGAGGGGCAGGCCCGGGCGGCCTTCGCGGCTGGGGTGGCCATGCTGACCCACACCTTCAACGCCATGCCCGGCCTCGGCCACCGCGCCCCCGGCCCGGTGGCGGCCGCCCTGCTGCACGGCGGCATCGCCCTGGGGCTGATCGCCGACGGCGTGCACGTGAGTCCGTCGCTGGCCGTGCTTCTGCAGCGGCTGGCGCCCGCTCAGCTGACCCTGGTGAGCGATGCCCTGGCGCCCTACGGCCTCGGCGACGGGACCCACCGCTGGGACAGCCGGCCCCTGATCGTGCAGGACGGCACCTGCCGTCTGGAGGACGGAACCCTGGCGGGGGTGACCCTGCCACTGCTGGAAGGGGTCCGGCGGCTGGCCGCCTGGAGCGGCGAGCGCTCCGCCGCCATCGCCGCCGCGACGGTGACCCCATGGCGGGCACTCCGCCGTCGACCGCTACAGGCCATCGATCTTCTGCTGCACCGGCCGCTCAGCGCCTGCCTGCGCTGGAGCGAGCACGGCGGCGAGCTGAGCTGGCGCCGCAACGGAGAGGAGCAGCTCCCATAG
- the purE gene encoding 5-(carboxyamino)imidazole ribonucleotide mutase, whose translation MPPSAAEPSADPPAAPPSGPARVAVVMGSDSDLPTLEPGVRLLERFGVATEVRVLSAHRTPLEMVAFAADAAGRGLQVIVAGAGGAAHLPGMVASLTTLPVIGVPVRSRALSGVDSLHSIVQMPAGIPVATVAIGNAINAALLAIRILAVSDPDLAQALAGHQREMHQQVRGKDERLQDLGASAYLAAMETSGGG comes from the coding sequence ATGCCGCCATCGGCCGCCGAACCGTCCGCCGATCCGCCTGCCGCTCCACCGTCCGGTCCCGCCCGGGTGGCGGTGGTGATGGGCAGTGACTCGGATCTGCCCACCCTGGAGCCGGGCGTGCGCCTGCTCGAGCGCTTCGGGGTCGCCACCGAGGTCAGGGTGCTCTCGGCCCATCGCACGCCGCTGGAGATGGTGGCCTTCGCCGCGGACGCCGCCGGCCGCGGCCTGCAGGTGATCGTGGCCGGAGCCGGTGGCGCCGCCCATCTGCCGGGCATGGTCGCCTCGCTGACCACCCTGCCGGTGATCGGCGTGCCGGTGCGCAGCCGCGCCCTCTCGGGGGTGGATTCGCTGCACTCGATCGTGCAGATGCCGGCGGGCATCCCGGTCGCCACCGTGGCCATCGGCAACGCCATCAACGCCGCCCTGCTGGCGATCCGGATCCTGGCCGTGTCCGATCCGGACCTGGCCCAGGCCCTGGCGGGCCATCAGCGGGAGATGCATCAGCAGGTGCGGGGCAAGGACGAGCGGCTGCAGGACCTCGGTGCCAGTGCCTATCTCGCCGCCATGGAGACCTCCGGCGGTGGCTGA
- the trpB gene encoding tryptophan synthase subunit beta: MTSTLPPNTSTDAGSDALAPAARPGPQGRFGRYGGQYVPETLMPALAELETAAARAWADPAFTGELNRLLASYVGRPTALYEAERLTAHYRRPEGGPRLWLKREDLNHTGAHKINNALGQALLALRMGKKRIIAETGAGQHGVATATVCARFGLECVIYMGAEDMRRQALNVFRMRLLGARVQPVTAGTATLKDATSEAIRDWVTNVETTHYILGSVAGPHPYPMLVRDFHAVIGQETRRQCQEAFGRLPDVLVACVGGGSNAMGLFHPFVPETSVRMIGVEAAGEGVASGRHAATITEGRTGVLHGAMSLLLQDDDGQVQEAHSISAGLDYPGVGPEHSYLREIGRVDYVAVTDAQALEALQRLSQLEGIIPALETAHAFAHLEQLCPTLAPGTEVVLNLSGRGDKDVNTVAERLGGDLAG; the protein is encoded by the coding sequence GTGACCAGCACCCTGCCTCCCAACACCAGCACCGACGCGGGCTCCGATGCTCTCGCTCCGGCCGCGCGCCCGGGTCCCCAGGGTCGCTTCGGGCGCTACGGCGGCCAGTACGTGCCGGAAACCCTCATGCCGGCCCTGGCCGAGCTGGAGACCGCCGCCGCCAGGGCCTGGGCCGATCCGGCCTTCACCGGCGAGCTGAACCGGCTTCTGGCCAGTTACGTCGGCCGTCCCACGGCGCTCTACGAGGCCGAGCGTCTCACCGCCCACTACCGCCGTCCGGAGGGTGGTCCGCGCCTGTGGCTCAAGCGGGAAGACCTGAACCACACCGGCGCCCACAAGATCAACAACGCCCTCGGCCAGGCGCTTCTCGCCCTCCGGATGGGCAAGAAGCGGATCATCGCCGAGACCGGTGCCGGACAGCACGGTGTGGCCACCGCCACGGTCTGTGCCCGCTTCGGGCTGGAGTGCGTCATCTACATGGGCGCGGAGGACATGCGCCGGCAGGCGCTCAACGTCTTCCGCATGCGCCTGCTGGGAGCGCGGGTGCAGCCGGTCACCGCCGGAACGGCCACCCTCAAGGACGCCACCAGCGAGGCGATCCGGGACTGGGTGACCAATGTGGAGACCACCCATTACATCCTCGGGTCGGTGGCCGGGCCTCACCCCTACCCGATGCTCGTGCGCGATTTCCATGCGGTCATCGGCCAGGAGACGCGCCGCCAGTGCCAGGAGGCCTTCGGGCGTCTGCCGGATGTGCTGGTGGCCTGCGTGGGCGGGGGCTCCAATGCCATGGGCCTGTTCCACCCCTTCGTGCCGGAAACCTCCGTGCGGATGATCGGCGTCGAGGCGGCAGGCGAGGGGGTGGCCAGCGGGCGCCACGCGGCCACGATCACGGAGGGACGCACCGGTGTGCTCCACGGCGCCATGAGCCTGCTGCTGCAGGACGACGACGGCCAGGTGCAGGAAGCCCATTCCATCAGTGCCGGCCTCGACTACCCGGGTGTGGGCCCCGAGCACAGCTACCTGCGGGAGATCGGCCGCGTCGACTACGTGGCGGTCACCGATGCCCAGGCCCTCGAGGCCCTGCAGCGCCTCAGCCAGCTCGAGGGGATCATCCCGGCCCTCGAGACGGCCCATGCCTTCGCCCATCTCGAGCAGCTCTGCCCCACCCTCGCTCCGGGCACGGAAGTGGTGCTGAACCTCTCCGGCCGGGGGGACAAGGACGTCAACACGGTGGCCGAGCGCCTGGGGGGTGACCTGGCCGGCTGA
- a CDS encoding AI-2E family transporter produces the protein MRWGLSLPLLALNLVVLRLLLLPLAPFPALFLTAALIAFLLDLPCRWLSARGLPRWLAISLVVLSAVLALLLAAITLVPRLIDQLSQLISALPRWLVAAESWVNQLQVWAQGRGLPTEFGDLSSDLITRTSRVISQLSQQLLSVLGATLGVTINTVIVLVLAVFLLLGGESIAAGLAGWLPPPWRERVTGTLERTFRGYFAGQVLLALILSLGQILVFTLLRIPYGVLFAVAIGVTTLIPYASAFTIVLVSLLLALEDPRTGLEILAAAIVVGQVVDQVVQPRLMGKIVGLQPAWLLISLPLGARLGDLFGFGQLLGLLLAVPAASSLKTLIDAARSEPARGAAALSPPQAGSPSP, from the coding sequence ATGCGCTGGGGGCTCAGCCTGCCCCTGCTGGCGCTGAATCTGGTGGTGCTGCGGCTGCTGTTGCTGCCCCTGGCCCCGTTCCCGGCCCTGTTCCTCACCGCGGCCCTGATCGCCTTCCTGCTGGATCTGCCCTGCCGCTGGCTCAGCGCCCGGGGCCTGCCCCGCTGGCTGGCCATCAGCCTGGTGGTGCTCAGTGCCGTTCTGGCGCTGCTGCTGGCGGCCATCACACTCGTGCCGCGGCTGATCGACCAGCTCAGCCAGCTGATCAGCGCTCTGCCCCGCTGGCTGGTGGCGGCCGAGAGCTGGGTGAACCAGCTGCAGGTCTGGGCCCAGGGCCGGGGTCTCCCCACCGAGTTCGGTGACCTGAGCAGCGATCTGATCACACGCACCAGCCGGGTGATCAGCCAGCTCAGCCAGCAGTTGCTGAGCGTGCTCGGAGCCACGCTGGGAGTCACGATCAACACCGTGATCGTCCTGGTGCTGGCGGTGTTCCTGCTGCTGGGCGGAGAGTCGATCGCCGCAGGGCTGGCGGGATGGCTGCCTCCCCCCTGGCGGGAGCGGGTCACCGGCACGCTGGAGAGGACCTTCCGGGGCTACTTCGCCGGTCAGGTGCTGCTGGCGCTGATCCTCAGCCTCGGCCAGATCCTGGTGTTCACCCTGCTGCGCATCCCCTACGGCGTGCTGTTCGCCGTGGCGATCGGTGTCACCACCCTGATCCCCTATGCCAGTGCCTTCACCATCGTGCTGGTGAGCCTGCTGCTGGCCCTTGAGGATCCGCGCACCGGCCTCGAGATCCTCGCGGCCGCCATCGTGGTCGGCCAGGTGGTGGATCAGGTGGTGCAGCCCCGCCTGATGGGCAAGATCGTCGGTCTGCAGCCGGCCTGGCTGCTGATCAGCCTGCCTCTTGGCGCCCGTCTCGGCGACCTCTTCGGGTTCGGGCAGCTTCTGGGTCTGCTGCTGGCGGTGCCGGCCGCCAGCTCTCTGAAGACCCTGATCGATGCGGCCCGTTCAGAACCCGCCCGCGGGGCGGCTGCCCTCAGTCCGCCGCAGGCAGGATCCCCTTCGCCCTGA
- the bchM gene encoding magnesium protoporphyrin IX methyltransferase yields the protein MTAEPQASEKEQVEAYFNGTGFDRWNRIYSDSDDVNKVQRNIRIGHQKTVDEVLGWLKQEGDLSGRSICDAGCGVGSLALPLALAGAGRVVASDLSGAMVLETRRRAERAGISPEQLQVSTSDLESISGTYDTVVCLDVFIHYPQEQAEQMVRHLAGLAQRQLIVSFAPYSPSLALLKRVGQLFPGPSKTTRAYQLREAGIVATAESMGFQARRRSLNTAPFYFSRLIAFERFSGAAL from the coding sequence ATGACCGCGGAACCGCAGGCCAGTGAGAAGGAGCAGGTTGAGGCCTATTTCAACGGCACGGGTTTCGATCGCTGGAACCGCATCTACAGCGACAGCGACGACGTCAACAAGGTCCAGCGCAACATCCGCATCGGCCACCAGAAGACGGTCGATGAGGTGCTGGGCTGGCTGAAGCAGGAGGGGGATCTGAGCGGGCGCAGCATCTGCGATGCCGGCTGCGGGGTGGGGAGCCTGGCTCTGCCGCTGGCCCTGGCCGGAGCCGGCCGGGTGGTGGCGAGCGACCTCTCCGGAGCCATGGTGCTGGAGACCCGGCGACGGGCCGAGCGCGCCGGGATCAGCCCGGAGCAGCTTCAGGTGAGCACCAGCGATCTGGAATCGATCAGCGGCACCTACGACACGGTGGTCTGCCTGGATGTGTTCATCCACTACCCGCAGGAGCAGGCGGAGCAGATGGTGCGGCATCTGGCCGGTCTGGCGCAACGGCAGCTGATCGTGAGCTTCGCCCCCTACAGCCCCTCCCTGGCGCTGCTCAAGCGCGTGGGCCAGCTGTTCCCGGGGCCCAGCAAGACCACCCGCGCCTACCAGTTGCGGGAGGCCGGCATCGTGGCCACTGCCGAGAGCATGGGATTCCAGGCCCGCCGCCGCAGCCTCAACACCGCGCCCTTCTACTTCTCACGCCTGATCGCCTTCGAACGCTTCAGCGGGGCTGCGCTCTGA